The Candidatus Nitrosoglobus terrae genome segment TGATCTCAAAACCCGGTGAGCGGGGAATCGAACGGACAAGCAGCACACCGGATTCTACCGGGCAGTGTTTGTACAGATAATCCACCACTGTAGTGGCGACCGAATCTTTGATACCCGAGACAAATACATTAGGCCGAGGCTCAATAAACCATAATTTCATCCGCCCACGCACCGCAGGCGGTAAGTCATTTGCAATAACGATTAGCACGTCCACTCCCCAGTATAGCAGTCACATCTGCCCCTACTCTGGCCAATAGATCCATCTCAATCACCCGTTCCCGAAATCTCGCAGATACTTTATGTTTGTCATAACGCCCGGCCAAATCGCGAGTTAAGGCAAATGCTAAATCAATACACAGCGTTTCTTTATATAAATCCGCCAAATCATAGATAAAAGGCAAGGGACTCCCAGAGTGAATAAAGCCAATACACGGCGAATAACCCATACTATGGATGGCTGAACAAAGAATACCGTAAAGGGCAGCGTTGGCAGCTGTA includes the following:
- the cas2e gene encoding type I-E CRISPR-associated endoribonuclease Cas2e, giving the protein MLIVIANDLPPAVRGRMKLWFIEPRPNVFVSGIKDSVATTVVDYLYKHCPVESGVLLVRSIPRSPGFEIRTIGPPRKPTITLSGLQLIVETLKEVN